The proteins below are encoded in one region of Anoplopoma fimbria isolate UVic2021 breed Golden Eagle Sablefish chromosome 19, Afim_UVic_2022, whole genome shotgun sequence:
- the ciao2a gene encoding cytosolic iron-sulfur assembly component 2A — translation MEVVCSLGSLTADTVLQFSGLLDHPRSEEMEEKALEVYDVIRSIRDPEKPNTLEELDVVTEKCVEVQELGEDEFLIIIKFSPTVPHCSLATLIGLCLQVKLQRCLPFKHKLEIYISEGTHSTEEDINKQINDKERVAAAMENPNLREIVEQCVTEPDD, via the exons ATGGAGGTAGTCTGCAGCCTCGGTTCTCTCACCGCCGACACAGTGTTACAGTTCTCTGGACTCCTGGACCACCCGAGGAgcgaagagatggaggagaaagcGTTAGAAGTGTACG ACGTGATCCGATCGATCCGGGATCCGGAGAAGCCCAACACCCTGGAGGAGCTGGACGTGGTGACGGAGAAATGTGTGGAGGTCCAGGAGCTCGGAGAGGACGAgttcctcatcatcatcaagtTCTCCCCGACCGTCCCTCACTGCTCTCTGGCCACGCTGATCG gtctCTGCTTACAAGTGAAGCTGCAGCGATGTCTCCCCTTTAAACACAAG cTGGAaatttacatttcagagggaaccCATTCTACTGAAGAAGATA TCAACAAGCAGATCAACGATAAGGAGCGAGTGGCGGCCGCCATGGAGAACCCCAACCTGAGGGAGATCGTGGAGCAGTGTGTCACCGAGCCCGACGACTGA